A stretch of the Cryptosporangium phraense genome encodes the following:
- a CDS encoding DNA-3-methyladenine glycosylase I, protein MTDELTLAETGLVRGEDGALRCFWAGSTEDYVAYHDDEWGRRLTGDDALFERVSLEAFQSGLSWITILRRREGFRRAFAGFSIAAVAEFDDSDVERLLADAGIIRNRAKIEAAITNARLAAELPEGLSALLWSFAPPPRPRPRSRADVPSTTPESVAMAKNLRKRGFRFVGPTTAYALMQATGMVDDHIQGCSVGAT, encoded by the coding sequence ATGACCGACGAGCTCACGCTCGCCGAGACCGGGCTGGTCCGGGGCGAGGACGGCGCGCTGCGCTGCTTCTGGGCCGGTTCGACCGAGGACTACGTCGCCTACCACGACGACGAGTGGGGCCGCCGCCTGACCGGCGACGACGCGCTCTTCGAGCGCGTCAGCCTGGAGGCGTTCCAGTCCGGGCTGTCGTGGATCACGATCCTCCGCCGCCGGGAGGGCTTCCGGCGTGCGTTCGCCGGCTTCTCGATCGCCGCGGTGGCCGAATTCGACGATTCGGACGTCGAGCGCCTGCTCGCCGACGCCGGAATCATTCGCAACCGGGCCAAGATCGAGGCCGCGATCACGAACGCCAGGCTCGCGGCCGAGCTCCCGGAGGGGCTGTCCGCGCTGCTCTGGTCGTTCGCGCCGCCGCCGAGGCCGCGCCCGCGCAGCCGGGCCGACGTCCCGTCGACGACCCCGGAATCCGTGGCGATGGCCAAGAACCTCCGCAAGCGGGGTTTCCGGTTCGTCGGGCCGACCACCGCGTACGCGCTCATGCAGGCAACCGGTATGGTCGATGACCACATTCAGGGCTGTTCGGTAGGCGCGACGTAG
- the glgA gene encoding glycogen synthase yields MRVAVLTNEYPPEVYGGAGVHVDFLVRELRRLVDVEVHAFGKPRPDARAYTPPESLANANGAIRALSIDLEMANGIGDVSVVHSHTWYANLGGHLAKLLHDKPHVVTAHSLEPLRPWKAEQLGGGYRISSWAERTAFEGADAVIAVSNGMREDVLTAYPALDAGRIHVVHNGVDTELYSPTTDDAALHQVGIDTDRPYILYVGRITRQKGITHLLAAAERIDKNIQLVLCASAPDTPEIAAEVTERIERLRAAGHTVLHQTEMLPREDVISLLSHAAVFACPSVYEPLGIVNLEAMACRAPVVASAVGGIPEVVQDGVTGLLVPYTPDDLPAFEAGLADALAEVVGNPLRGSELGRAGRQRAVDLFSWEAIAEQTLTVYMSLG; encoded by the coding sequence TCCTCGTCCGAGAACTACGACGCCTCGTCGACGTCGAGGTGCACGCGTTCGGCAAGCCCCGCCCCGACGCCCGGGCCTACACGCCGCCGGAGTCGCTGGCCAACGCGAACGGTGCAATTCGGGCACTCTCCATCGACCTCGAGATGGCCAACGGCATCGGTGACGTCAGCGTCGTCCACTCGCACACCTGGTACGCGAACCTCGGCGGGCACCTGGCCAAGCTGCTGCACGACAAGCCGCACGTCGTCACCGCGCACTCGCTGGAGCCGCTGCGGCCGTGGAAGGCCGAGCAGCTGGGCGGCGGCTACCGCATCTCGTCGTGGGCCGAGCGCACCGCGTTCGAGGGCGCCGACGCGGTCATCGCGGTCAGCAACGGCATGCGCGAAGACGTGCTGACCGCCTACCCCGCGCTCGACGCCGGCCGGATCCACGTCGTCCACAACGGCGTCGACACCGAGCTGTACTCGCCCACCACCGACGACGCCGCACTGCACCAGGTCGGCATCGACACCGACCGGCCGTACATCCTCTACGTCGGCCGCATCACCCGGCAGAAGGGCATCACGCACCTGCTGGCCGCGGCCGAGCGGATCGACAAGAACATCCAGCTCGTGCTGTGCGCCTCGGCGCCGGACACGCCGGAGATCGCGGCCGAGGTCACCGAGCGGATCGAGCGGCTGCGCGCCGCCGGGCACACCGTGCTGCACCAGACCGAGATGCTGCCCCGCGAGGACGTCATCTCGCTGCTCAGCCACGCCGCGGTGTTCGCCTGCCCGTCGGTCTACGAGCCGCTGGGCATCGTCAACCTCGAGGCGATGGCGTGCCGGGCGCCGGTGGTGGCCAGCGCCGTCGGCGGGATCCCCGAGGTCGTGCAGGACGGCGTCACCGGGCTGCTCGTGCCCTACACGCCGGACGACCTGCCCGCGTTCGAGGCCGGCTTGGCCGACGCGCTCGCCGAGGTCGTCGGCAACCCGCTGCGCGGGAGCGAACTCGGCCGCGCCGGCCGTCAGCGCGCGGTCGACCTGTTCAGCTGGGAAGCCATCGCCGAACAAACCCTCACCGTGTACATGTCGCTCGGTTAG
- a CDS encoding DivIVA domain-containing protein, whose amino-acid sequence MGSFLLIVVAAIILAGIIFGAAAFTLGRDRGLTPPRPDGVPFDLPADRPLERADVDQLRFDTGLRGYRMDQVDDLLARIADDFDFLHTRIIDLEDQLAARRGDGEDDERPFEFPWANEEAAAEPSATVDEDSLVPEQQQSSTEPAPAAPAEASAAEKAR is encoded by the coding sequence GTGGGAAGCTTCCTCCTCATCGTCGTGGCCGCGATCATCCTGGCCGGCATCATCTTCGGTGCCGCCGCGTTCACGCTGGGCCGTGATCGCGGGCTGACCCCGCCCCGGCCGGACGGCGTGCCGTTCGACCTGCCGGCCGACCGCCCGCTCGAGCGGGCCGACGTCGACCAGCTGCGGTTCGACACCGGCCTGCGCGGCTACCGGATGGACCAGGTCGACGACCTGCTGGCCCGCATCGCCGACGACTTCGACTTCCTGCACACCCGGATCATCGATCTGGAGGACCAGCTCGCGGCCCGTCGCGGCGACGGCGAGGACGACGAACGCCCGTTCGAGTTCCCGTGGGCGAACGAGGAGGCGGCCGCCGAGCCGTCCGCGACCGTGGATGAAGATTCGCTGGTGCCCGAGCAACAGCAATCTTCCACTGAACCGGCTCCGGCTGCCCCGGCCGAGGCGTCCGCGGCGGAGAAGGCCCGATGA
- a CDS encoding SRPBCC family protein — MTLPAVPADLARPGPGTLTVRVMVDADIETAFAAATDWPAQARWIPLTSVKVVEGDGRSLGSVVHAFTGIGRVGFLDVFTVVGWDPPHSVQVVHTGRLIRGPGAFHLTEYGRQRTEFAWSEELYLPFGRAGEVAWAVARPLAAAALKAGLRRFARYVVSR; from the coding sequence ATGACGCTTCCGGCGGTGCCGGCCGACCTCGCCCGTCCCGGACCGGGGACGCTCACCGTCCGGGTCATGGTCGACGCCGACATCGAGACCGCGTTCGCCGCTGCGACCGACTGGCCGGCCCAGGCCCGCTGGATCCCGCTGACGTCGGTGAAGGTCGTCGAAGGCGACGGACGCAGCCTGGGCAGCGTCGTACACGCGTTCACCGGCATCGGCCGGGTGGGCTTCCTCGACGTGTTCACGGTCGTCGGCTGGGATCCGCCGCACAGCGTCCAGGTCGTGCACACCGGGCGGCTGATCCGGGGCCCGGGCGCGTTCCACCTCACCGAGTACGGGCGTCAGCGCACCGAGTTCGCCTGGAGCGAGGAGCTGTACCTCCCGTTCGGCCGGGCCGGTGAGGTCGCCTGGGCGGTGGCCCGCCCGCTGGCCGCGGCCGCGCTCAAGGCCGGCCTGCGGCGCTTCGCCCGGTACGTGGTCTCCCGATGA
- a CDS encoding leucyl aminopeptidase, with protein MVAVADLPADAPPLVLALPTVPAESESSEAAEAADGERRAEPATLLGTAYALPEQLRGLVDAWLGDERRPEPPAKGKAGEIATLPLPGGVPAVLLLAGSGDGAEADWRKTGAALVRAASGDPELTLALPSDVSPEGVRGLFEGALLASYRFTLASDPKPPTLTSLTVVTDDPSRFADAVARAEAVARGTALARDLVNTPSNIKSPEWFAAQAVEAATPLGIDAQVRDPEWLAANDFGGMLAVGGGSTRGPRLLELRWAPDGVDLHSLRHVVLVGKGITFDTGGISIKPAQGMQLMKKDMGGGAAVVGAVLAAAALRLPLRVTVLVPLAENMPSGSAYRPGDVVRHYGGRTSEIFSTDAEGRMVLGDALAYAVATLRPDVLIDLATLTGGQGVALGKRTAALFSENDDLAKALFEAAEQAGERVWQMPLPEDYLEQIDSDVADANNSGGRGAQSATAALFLRPFAGEARDRWVHVDMSSPAWSDGPSDELTKGGTGWGVRTLTRWLESL; from the coding sequence CTGGTGGCTGTTGCCGATCTGCCCGCCGACGCGCCTCCGCTGGTGCTCGCGCTGCCGACCGTACCCGCGGAGTCTGAATCGTCCGAGGCGGCCGAGGCGGCTGACGGGGAGCGGCGGGCCGAGCCGGCGACGCTCCTGGGCACCGCCTACGCGCTCCCGGAGCAGCTCCGCGGCCTGGTCGACGCCTGGCTGGGCGACGAGCGACGTCCGGAGCCGCCGGCCAAGGGCAAGGCGGGCGAGATCGCCACGCTGCCGCTCCCGGGTGGGGTACCGGCCGTGCTGCTGCTCGCCGGGTCCGGCGACGGCGCCGAGGCGGACTGGCGCAAGACCGGGGCCGCGCTGGTCCGGGCCGCCTCCGGTGACCCCGAGCTGACGCTGGCGCTGCCGTCCGACGTCAGCCCCGAGGGCGTCCGGGGCCTGTTCGAGGGCGCGCTGCTGGCCTCGTACCGGTTCACGCTGGCGTCCGACCCGAAGCCGCCCACGCTGACCTCGCTCACCGTCGTCACCGACGATCCGTCACGTTTCGCCGACGCGGTCGCGCGGGCCGAGGCGGTCGCCCGCGGGACCGCGCTCGCCCGCGACCTGGTCAACACGCCGAGCAACATCAAGAGCCCGGAGTGGTTCGCCGCCCAGGCCGTCGAGGCGGCGACGCCGCTCGGCATCGACGCCCAGGTCCGCGACCCCGAGTGGCTGGCCGCGAACGACTTCGGCGGGATGCTCGCGGTCGGGGGCGGCTCGACGCGCGGCCCGCGCCTGCTCGAGCTGCGCTGGGCCCCGGACGGCGTCGACCTGCACTCGCTGCGGCACGTGGTGCTCGTCGGCAAGGGCATCACGTTCGACACCGGCGGCATCTCGATCAAGCCCGCGCAGGGCATGCAGCTGATGAAGAAGGACATGGGCGGCGGGGCCGCGGTCGTCGGCGCCGTGCTGGCCGCGGCTGCCCTGAGGCTGCCGCTGCGGGTCACCGTGCTGGTTCCGCTGGCCGAGAACATGCCCAGCGGCAGCGCGTACCGTCCCGGGGACGTCGTCCGCCATTACGGCGGCCGCACCTCGGAGATCTTCAGCACCGACGCCGAGGGCCGGATGGTGCTCGGTGACGCGCTGGCGTACGCGGTCGCGACGCTGCGGCCGGACGTCCTCATCGACCTGGCCACGCTGACCGGCGGTCAGGGCGTCGCGCTCGGGAAGCGCACCGCGGCCTTGTTCTCGGAGAACGACGACCTGGCCAAGGCGCTGTTCGAGGCGGCCGAGCAGGCCGGTGAGCGGGTCTGGCAGATGCCGCTGCCGGAGGACTACCTGGAGCAGATCGACTCGGACGTCGCGGACGCCAACAACAGCGGCGGACGGGGCGCGCAGAGCGCCACCGCAGCGCTGTTCCTGCGGCCGTTCGCGGGCGAGGCCCGGGACCGCTGGGTGCATGTGGACATGTCCAGCCCGGCCTGGTCCGACGGCCCGTCCGACGAGCTCACCAAGGGCGGAACCGGCTGGGGCGTACGCACCCTAACCAGGTGGCTGGAATCGCTCTAA
- a CDS encoding DUF3117 domain-containing protein encodes MAAMKPRTGDGPLEVTKEGRGIVMRVPLEGGGRLVVEMNADEASALGDALKNVVG; translated from the coding sequence ATGGCGGCCATGAAGCCGCGGACGGGTGACGGTCCGCTCGAAGTCACCAAGGAGGGCCGCGGCATCGTGATGCGCGTACCACTCGAGGGTGGCGGTCGTCTCGTCGTCGAGATGAATGCCGACGAGGCCAGCGCGCTCGGGGACGCTCTGAAGAACGTCGTGGGTTAG